The genomic DNA actttttgaaaagttagaaAATGTTTGGGTGAAACTATTTTGTGAGGGTAAGTCACTCCATTGTGACTTATTAACTTTTTCAAAAAGCTACaagttgttttgaaaagctaAGCCTAAGATGGCCTAATTGAACTCCTGACAAGTTTGTTTGTTATGAACTATATTAGTCCACCATGGGCCCAACTCAGCAGCCCATTTAAGAAGCCCATTAAGACCGTAAAGGAAAATCTAAGGGTGTAAATGAgtcaagccgagcccgagctcgattatatagaaataaatgtttttttttttatttctatgaTGTATAGCATTTCGTGTGGAAAAATCACTCATGTAGAAACCGAAATGATACCAACAAACTTATCATCATATCATAGATTACATCCCATTAAAAACCATCGTATAAGGCACCGAAATGATTCTGATTGAATTTTCCACATGTAATCAATCAAAATGATACCGATCAAATCACCACCGTATTGCGGGGGTAAAAagtcgccccccccccccccccaccccaacacacacacacgaagCGTGGGCTTTACCCTTAACTCCAGTTTTCTTATAATATTCCAAATCAGGCCATGCGGTTGCCTATACTGGAACAAGAAATTGAATTGGAAAAGTCATAGAAATATCAGATGGTTTGTTTTTTATTATCTAAGTCTTTGAAATATCATAGAAATTGACTAAAGTTGGTTAAAACTATTTAAGACATGACTAGATTTATGATTTTCTAAACCGTTGGTTAACCTAGATATAACTGGTCAATTGGTAATGTTATTTGCATGCATGTGGTACGACTATATATCACTTGTCTATCGTCGAATCATAAGTTTAATCAACAATATTAAACAATCAAAATTGGCCAACCGTGGTCAAATATGCCACAAACAGTCAACTATAACTAATCTTTGTTAAACATAGTTCGTACAGGCTAATAGTCAATATCAGTCAAACATGGATAAAATGATTATAATTgatatcatcatcatactcagtatatcccaccaatagcaaagctaaggtagagtCAGAGGAGTGTAAGAtctagacaaccttacctctaccccgtaggaatagagaggatGCTTCCAGTGACACCCCccgctcgatagtagttttgtatcaagccttggacataaggcacataacactcagcaattgagacaagcACTGATTTGTGCATGTACCCCTTGTCTTTCGCCTATCAACgctaccacatgatgcatgattaaccatcccatcttttaacgttattttcacaaaattagtaaaataacgttaaaattataATTGATACGAGTTTCTTAATTATTAGTATTTTAATTAACTAGACTCCCTAAGGccaaaaatatactttgattgGATTTTCGGGTTATACTACTATATTCGAGTTGGATTACATCAACTTGTGTGTAACATTTGCACAAAAGCATGATTTAGTGTGGTCCTGAGGTACAGTACTCGTGTTAATGTTACTCTATATACGCGTGTTATAGTGGTTTCTTTTAAAAAACAAGCCATATAATGACAAAGCTCTAAAGAAAGCTTTTCAACTATTCTCGTCCCCATCAAAATAACACGTTTTGTAGAGCTTTCAGCATATACTAATCAGACAAAAGATTTTGGAGTGAATATTCGTCTCAATACATTTTCGTTAGTTGAAGGTGTGAAACGTAAGTTTTTGGAGTGCGAATGATCTAGTGCGTGTTCTGGAGCAATCTTTGACAAAAATACACAAGGTTAATTAGGCCGACTGAAAAAATACCTTTTAATATGCCTACCTTTGCTGCTTGTAAGGAAAGATGGCGTAAAATGTTTAACCGTTGACTTAACTAAAACGATACTGTAAAAGGATTTACAGTTGAGTTTACAATTTCAAACTCTAGTTGATGGCTAACTGGTCAAAATGAGTTATTCTCTCAAACACTGGCTAGACCAATTTATTCACTTGTCATAATGTTGCAACGTTCTAGATAAATAGATCGATTCTCAAATCAAATAAGGTTGTTGATCACTTAGTCGACTTTACCATTTCATAGTTTACGATTAACCAATTAAAATGGGTTATTCTTTTAGCATTGGCTGGATTATATTGAATCTTCTCGTCAAAATGTTGCAACTATGTATGCAAATTGACTAATTCTCAATTAAATTACTTTGAACTGTCAACTCAACCTACTAAAAACCGTAAAACGGTCAATATCAATCATATTTCTACAACATAACTTTACCAAATATGAAAATTACCAAAAGTATTAAAAATGATATAAATATTAAAATCTTAGCATCACGACATTTCTTCCATATGTTGCATTACCTAGATCCTGGACAACTCTATATTCCCCACCTCATATTCACATACAAAACACCCTGTCACTATGTGTGACTATCAATACcacaaagttaaataaataattatataattaataaagaaaaagtttccaaaaataattaaataattaataataatattaatattaatactcTTATATTTGCTTTACCTTCTGTTATGTATGTACATCCATGGTGCTTGCGTGACACTCCTCTCTGTTCTTTGTTCTTCTTTCTGAATCCAATTTGATCTAAGATATTCCAAAAATGGCGAAAGTTGATGAACAAATTCAAATCAATAGTCATAAACACAAGAAGATGTTCATTGGTGTAGTCTGGAATTGCCCTGGTGAAATCAAATTATTATTATCTGCTCTTTTGTTTCTCTGTTCGATCATCAGTGTGTTTCAGTTCTTCCCTTCTTATATTCGGGATCTTCGGGATTGCGCCGCAGTCCCACCGCCGTCCACCGTCGTCGAGCTTCTTGCTACATCCGCACCGCGGATACAAAACAAGAAGCTCGACGATGTGGTGCTTGAAGGCGGCGTTATTAAGAGAAACTTCAAGGGATACGGCTCTGCGGCGTATAATTTTATACTTATGTCGGCGTATAGAGGCGGCGGCGACACGTTCGCCGTCGTAGGGTTGTCGTCGAAACCCTTGCACCTATTCGCGAGACCTACTTATGTCTGCGAATGGGTGCCACATCCCGCGACGGGGAATAATAAGAATATCTCCGTCGTGGGGTATAAAATCCTCCCCGACTGGGGGTACGGACGTGTGTACACTGTAGTTGTAGTCAACTGTACTTTTCCGTTCCCAGTTGGGGAGGATGGAAGCGGTGGACAATTACTCGTCCACACCTCCACCTCTGGCGGTGGTGACACTGACTTCAATGTCAGTGACACCGTTGAAGCGTTGGTGGAAGCTCCAGGGAGCTTCCACGCTTCACAGTTAGACGTTCCGCCAAAATACGAGTACTTATACTGCGGGTCGCCTCTTTATGGCGACCTGAGCCCTCAACGGGTGCGCGAATGGATCGCGTACCACGTGAATTTGTTTGGGGAGAGGTCGCATTTCGTGATACACGACGCAGGCGGTGTTCACCGTGATGTTATGGAGGTTTTACGGCCGTGGATCGAAAAGGGTTACGTGACGTTACAGGATATAAAGGAGGAGGAGAGGTTTGATGGGTATTATCATAACCAGTTTCTCGTCGTGAATGATTGTTTGCATCGATACAGAttcatcgctaaatggatgttttTCTTCGACGTTGATGAGTTTATATATGTTCCTAAAGAAACCACCATTAAAGACGTTACGGATTCGTTGTTGGGGTATACACAATTCTCCATCGAACAAAGAACCATGTCGAACAAGCTTTGCTACCTCGATGATGATCCCGGCAAAATTTACAGGTATGAATCATATCATTTTCGATTTACGATTGTAGGACGGGTGTTGGAGTTGGCCAATAGTACCCCAGGGTCATTAGGTGATCATATATCTTTGCGCCACCAATATGTTCTGGGGCATGGGCTTCCTCGAGAACCTGCTGCACATCCTCTCCAGGGGTGGAGATTAAACCATGTTTATACCCGACCCAATAACCGTCACATAAATCATTACCAGTCTAATATTAATTGGATATTTGTATAAAATTTTGTGATCTTAAAATATGTTtagtttttcttagtttaaattaTGAAACAGAATTTGTAATTTCGATCATATGTTATAGGAAATGGGGGATCGAGAAGATGGTATACAAGGACACAAAGAGGGGAATTAGGAGAGACCGAAAATACGCTATCCAACCACGGAACGTATTTGCAACGGGTGTACACATGTCGCAAAATCTCATGGGGAGAACAATGCACAAAATGGATGGGAAGATAACATACTACCATTAC from Helianthus annuus cultivar XRQ/B chromosome 7, HanXRQr2.0-SUNRISE, whole genome shotgun sequence includes the following:
- the LOC110868184 gene encoding galactan beta-1,4-galactosyltransferase GALS3, producing the protein MAKVDEQIQINSHKHKKMFIGVVWNCPGEIKLLLSALLFLCSIISVFQFFPSYIRDLRDCAAVPPPSTVVELLATSAPRIQNKKLDDVVLEGGVIKRNFKGYGSAAYNFILMSAYRGGGDTFAVVGLSSKPLHLFARPTYVCEWVPHPATGNNKNISVVGYKILPDWGYGRVYTVVVVNCTFPFPVGEDGSGGQLLVHTSTSGGGDTDFNVSDTVEALVEAPGSFHASQLDVPPKYEYLYCGSPLYGDLSPQRVREWIAYHVNLFGERSHFVIHDAGGVHRDVMEVLRPWIEKGYVTLQDIKEEERFDGYYHNQFLVVNDCLHRYRFIAKWMFFFDVDEFIYVPKETTIKDVTDSLLGYTQFSIEQRTMSNKLCYLDDDPGKIYRKWGIEKMVYKDTKRGIRRDRKYAIQPRNVFATGVHMSQNLMGRTMHKMDGKITYYHYHGTISERREPCRQLVNTTTENVDGTPYVVDTTMREVAGAVKRFELRTIGPVLLKTRQ